Within Cucumis melo cultivar AY chromosome 4, USDA_Cmelo_AY_1.0, whole genome shotgun sequence, the genomic segment TTTTTAATCAACCTTTTGTGCATTACAACTCCTTAATTATTATGTCCCTTTGGAGACATCCTATACTTTTTTCTTATTATCAATTCTATTTTTATGATAAATGTTTATCACCAATTTGATGTGTCACTTCACTTTGTGCAGGATATTAGGCAGGATGTCGTTGTTGACTTGGTAGAACAATGCCATAATTACAAGCAGAGAGCTGTTCATCTCGTGAATTCAACTTCGTATGACtttgttttttactttttggGTATTATATCATTGTTTTTTCCTCGATATTTTTCTATCGTACTGTCATTCTGTTGGCATGCAGTGGAACCAGGTGGTTGGTGTAGTTAGGTACTGTGTTGGATGATGTATACTTGTTATGAGACTGCCTTGTATGCTACCCTTTTGTCTTAGATCCTGAAAGATGCTGGAAGTTAATATCACATTTAACCGTGGGTGAAAAAATTTACTTCAGTATCTATTGGAACTTTTCCTTTGAAAATTATGTTTGTGTTACTTTTGTGTTCGTTAGAGGGGATACCCATATCCAGAGCTCCTCATCATATTACTTTGGCTACCAATTCAGTTTCATGAAATACAGTTCCCTTTCAATACATAGATCATATAACGGTATATACTAATTTCAACTCTTTCTTTAGGGATGAATCATTGCTGTGCGAAGGATTGTCACTTAATGATGAATTAGAACGTGTACTTTCCAAACATGAAGCCATTGCTTCAGGAACTTCTGTTCTGAAGGGGGAACCAAAGTCCGAATTGGTTGGAGCACACCGTAATGATCATTTTCCTCTTGGTAACACTGGAGATAACAACCAACAACCTGAGAAGAAGTAATTATATTCTTTGATTTCTTCGCATTTGTCTCTTTGGACACTATAACTTTagaatcaaattcattttatGTTTACCCATCAAAACTGCTGAGCATAATACTTTCTGTATCATTTTATATTTGACTTGTTAGTGCCAATGAATTTATTGCAGGTTGCCCTCCAATACTACTGGCTCAAGCACACAAACAGTAAATCAGTCCTCGAGTGCATCTCCATCCATTGATTGTACAGCTTCTCCAGCTAAGTTTGATCCTAAATTGGACCTGCTGAGTGGTGACGACTACATTCATCCTGATGCGAACATTTCACTGGCTCTCGTTCCTTTGACTGAGCAGCAGCCAACTACTCCTTTATCTGAACAGAATGCCCTCGTCCCTTTTGACGTGCATTATGATAGAAACCAAGCAACTGAAGCTCAATCCAACAATCCTGGAGATCAGAGCCATGGTTCTGTCTCAAACTTCCACCAGCACCAAGTTTTTCAGCCCCCGCAGGGTGGATTGCACCTTAATGGAACTGTCCAATTCCCCACATCGGCTCACTGCGAGCAGTCACTGTACACAAATACTTCTGGTCCTGGTCCCTCCATGACTAGCCAGGTTTCCCAGTCAGAACAGAAACAACCCCTCGGTCCATATAAtggtttgtatattcatttGCTAGACATATATATCTTTGTGAAATTGACTGTAATCTTCCAAACAAAAGTCCATTCAACTCTTTAATATATGTTAGTTCACATGTATTGCACTCTGTCGTTTTAGGCTATTCATAAAAAATATGATGCACCATATAATCCACGCCACTTCCCAAACAGGGagataaaacaaacaaactaCAAACTTTACAAAGGTTGATTTGATCTAAAACAGAGTGTTTGTTTTAGCTTTGGACAGCGTATACTCACTCACTGATCTCACTGTTTGGGTGGCTGATCAGGTTCTGAAAACCAGGAGTCGTTTCCACCACCACCTTGGGAATCTCAGCCCGTGGGTGACAATGGTTTGGTAGCAAGCGATGAGTATCACCATCCAATGACGGTAACTCAGGCCGTTTTCAAACATGTACGAAATGGTCTATATCCTCAAGGACTTCAACCAATTGCAAATGACCAAGTTGTAGGTGTGTATATCCAGCCAATTGTAGGCAGCCAGATTTCAACACTTGATGGCCAGTTTAGTCTTAACGATCAGCTGGATTTGGCTCCTCAAACATTCCACAGAGGGGCTTATGGAGCCATGCTTTCACAGCAAACTGGACAGATGGCAACTTTGTATCCTTTGCAAATGTTTGGCAACCAATTCTATGGCCACATCCAACCAAAGGGAACACAGTATTTGGAGCAGAGAACGTATATTAGTGATGATAATGGCCTAAGAAATTCATCCTACCAAATCTCTGCCCTGCCTAGTATGCCTCCCAATAAGCCTTCTAAGCCAGAGGACAATCTGTTTGGTGATCTTGTTGACTTGGCAAAGTTCAAGGCCATGAAATCTACTCCCGCTGCTGCTGGTGGCGACTGAATTTTGATTTCACATCCACCAAGTACTTTTTGGCATTCTTTATACTCTCTCTCTTGATGCAATTCTTTTCCTCACTGTTTGGTGAGGGGTAAGAGTCCCTGTATATATTGATGAACCTTTGGCTTTCTTTGCGTTATGTCAAGGCCGTGTAGGAATATCTGGTCATTGGATCTTCAGTATGCCTCGTTgatttattttggaataaatgttatgctcttttttcttttctttcatgaAATTCTAATCTACTTACTTCTATAGTAGTAATTCTTAGGACGAAACTGAACAACTGTTATAAAACGCTAATGACGGTTTTTAAACTATTGATAGAATATctagacttaattttaaaacaaaaaaacaaaaaatattatcAAATGAAGCCTAAATTACTATAATTTTGAAATTACATGAACTAAATTACATTTCCTTTAATGTTGCAATTCAAACAATCTCACTCTAGTTTTGACCCAACTAGAGCATGAAATGTAAGGAACTTGTTAAGTACCAAGTAAGACAACAGATTTTTCAAGCTAACAAATAACATTTCAATAGTAAGGAAATTGTTACTCGTACATGAAGAACATTGTATTCATAAATGCATATATAATAGACGATCCAAAGGAATTAAGGGACGAGAAAAGTCATTACTCTTTGATACTCTCGCATAAGAACTTGTCAAACCAATCACTTGCTTCTTTTACCATCTCTGTTGTCATTTCATGACCAATCCCAGTTTGTGCGATGAACTGCACAACATAAAACATTATAAAGCAGATAAAATAAAAGTCCATCCTGTTGGGAAGTCCCATATTCTTGTTCTTTCTTATAAGCTACTTGTAAGTGACACTTTGAAACGCTTAATAATCATTCACTTAAAgaattcaaaaattaattaacaaataaaagaaGGTAGAAACTGGAAAGTCATATGTACCTTGAAATTTTCTGGACAACCAAACTTTTGATAAGCTGTCTGGATTCTTGACACCGGAGCATCCAAACCGGCAACTGGACATCGAGGATCGTCTGCACCTATTGAATGAAAAaattatatgtgtgtgtgtgtgtgtggattTCAGCAACTTTAAGGAGACAGCCTACTGTTTACTGATATGATGTCAGGACTACTGGATGCTTAAAAATAAAGCATTAGTTTTGTTTTTGAACTGCATATTTGAATCTTCCAATTCCTCTAAATTTGAGGTTGGTTTGTGATTAAAATCATGAAAGTATAGGCAGTATATGAATGTTACCATTTAATAACAACAAAGGACGGGGCGCAATAGCTGGAACTGAATAAATTGAGTCAAATTGGGAATCCAAACCAGGAGCAATCCTATTCCAGACCTGAATCAAACAGTAGAAACCGTCGTGGTAATTCAACTTCAAATTTGACAGATAAAAGTATGTATAAGTTCTAGCgtccaaaagaaaaagaaagaaaagaaacaacTCTTGTAATAAGCATAATATAGGTTTGGGATTGATCATAATTCATAAACTCCATTCGAAAAGCTGAATACTAAATCAAAAGTTGATAAACCAAGAACTTGAAAAACAAACCTTCTTCACCACTTCTTTGTTGATCTCATTCATGCCTAAGTCAATTCGTGCTTCTGCAGACAAAATACAAAGACCGGTTATGTGTATTTATAAAGTTGTTAACTTTTTCAAATTATCATAACTTAGAAAACGCTCACACAAGAGGGCACAGCTATACAACGATCTCTTGCTAATTATCATTCAGAAGTTATTAATCactccatttttttctttaaattattgaATGTGTTCTTCTTTCTAGCTTATGTGCTTCGTGTGTAACAACTAACAACTACCAGTCACCTAACCAATTGCCATTTGCACCTTACCCTCAAAAACAGGCTTTATACTGTCAACTCGTGCCTGCCACTTATCATTATCTACAGCCCATCCAAAAGACTGCAATCATATCACAATATATCAGCTGGACCCCGTTTCTCCTTTCCAAAAAGGAATATACTAACACAAGATCCAGAGTGTGGGTTAAGTTAACTACCTGCACACCGATTATGGGGACAACCACAGAATAGCGAGTGTCAGCAGCAGCAGCAAACCATGCATGCATTCCTGCAATGAAAATGTGAAGTGGTAAGCCTTATATAACAAAGAAAAGGCATGTTCCCAATTTGTTCCATATTATTTTACTTTCGACTGACCTCCAAGTGATTCACCAGTAATTCCTATTCTACATGGATCGATGTCTTCCCTCCTTGTCAGATAATCTGCCAACTTTATCAAGTCCCAAACCTGCAAGTGATTTAGTCT encodes:
- the LOC103503594 gene encoding TOM1-like protein 9 isoform X2 — encoded protein: MVNPIVERATSDMLIGPDWAANMEICDMINRDYGQTKDVVKGIKKRLGSKHPKVQLLALTLLETIFKNCGNISHAHVAEKEIPHDMVKIVKKKRAGAVFPHKSEGPAPGFTPIQKQQVVLDNQNLHNPDYQQDAPGSSSDVKFSALSLSEIQLARGVVDVLKEMLNALDPGNKEDIRQDVVVDLVEQCHNYKQRAVHLVNSTSDESLLCEGLSLNDELERVLSKHEAIASGTSVLKGEPKSELVGAHRNDHFPLGNTGDNNQQPEKKLPSNTTGSSTQTVNQSSSASPSIDCTASPAKFDPKLDLLSGDDYIHPDANISLALVPLTEQQPTTPLSEQNALVPFDVHYDRNQATEAQSNNPGDQSHGSVSNFHQHQVFQPPQGGLHLNGTVQFPTSAHCEQSLYTNTSGPGPSMTSQVSQSEQKQPLGPYNGSENQESFPPPPWESQPVGDNGLVASDEYHHPMTVTQAVFKHVRNGLYPQGLQPIANDQVVGVYIQPIVGSQISTLDGQFSLNDQLDLAPQTFHRGAYGAMLSQQTGQMATLYPLQMFGNQFYGHIQPKGTQYLEQRTYISDDNGLRNSSYQISALPSMPPNKPSKPEDNLFGDLVDLAKFKAMKSTPAAAGGD
- the LOC103503594 gene encoding TOM1-like protein 9 isoform X1 → MVNPIVERATSDMLIGPDWAANMEICDMINRDYGQTKDVVKGIKKRLGSKHPKVQLLALTLLETIFKNCGNISHAHVAEKEIPHDMVKIVKKKCDLRVQEKILLLIDTWQDALGGPTGRYPQYYAAYQELLRAGAVFPHKSEGPAPGFTPIQKQQVVLDNQNLHNPDYQQDAPGSSSDVKFSALSLSEIQLARGVVDVLKEMLNALDPGNKEDIRQDVVVDLVEQCHNYKQRAVHLVNSTSDESLLCEGLSLNDELERVLSKHEAIASGTSVLKGEPKSELVGAHRNDHFPLGNTGDNNQQPEKKLPSNTTGSSTQTVNQSSSASPSIDCTASPAKFDPKLDLLSGDDYIHPDANISLALVPLTEQQPTTPLSEQNALVPFDVHYDRNQATEAQSNNPGDQSHGSVSNFHQHQVFQPPQGGLHLNGTVQFPTSAHCEQSLYTNTSGPGPSMTSQVSQSEQKQPLGPYNGSENQESFPPPPWESQPVGDNGLVASDEYHHPMTVTQAVFKHVRNGLYPQGLQPIANDQVVGVYIQPIVGSQISTLDGQFSLNDQLDLAPQTFHRGAYGAMLSQQTGQMATLYPLQMFGNQFYGHIQPKGTQYLEQRTYISDDNGLRNSSYQISALPSMPPNKPSKPEDNLFGDLVDLAKFKAMKSTPAAAGGD